The following proteins come from a genomic window of Noviherbaspirillum sp. L7-7A:
- the uca gene encoding urea carboxylase → MPAKVLIANRGAIACRIIRTLKRMEVGAVAVYSDADADALHVTQADEAIAIGPAPAAQSYLQATRLIDAALATGATAIHPGYGFLSENAAFAEACEAAGIAFLGPTPQQMRVFGLKHTARALAEQSGLPLLPGTGLLASLEEATGAAARIGYPVMLKSSAGGGGIGMQMCRSQEELAQAFESVRRMAQANFSDAGVFLERYIEAARHIEVQVFGDGRGHVIALGERDCSLQRRNQKVLEETPAPNLPDAVRQELHAMAVKLASAVSYRSAGTVEFVMDARTHEFFFLEVNTRLQVEHGVTEAVTGIDLVEWMVRLADGTLPPLSDIVVRPQGCAVQARLYAEDPAKQFRPATGLLTEVVFPNDVRVDTWVERGTEVTPHYDPMLAKVIVAAPTRDAALAGLGRALAASRLGGIESNLAYLEALTRYQPFVEASHTTRSLGDFMPAVRTIDVLEGGVQTTVQDWPGRLGYWDVGMPPSGPMDALSFRIANRLVGNAEGSAGLEITVAGPTLAFNCDTEIALTGAPVEALLDNEPVPMWQPLAIRSGQTLRVRRISGHGCRVYLALAGGLDVPDYLGSKSTFTLGQLGGHGGRVLRGGDVLHLGQPQALPCMAPAQAQALAPRPAAHWDIAVLYGPHGAPDFFTDDDIAMFFGTDWQVHYNSSRTGVRLIGPKPQWARSDGGEAGLHPSNIHDNAYAIGTVDFTGDMPVILGPDGPSLGGFVCPATIVQAELWKMGQLSPGDTVRFHRIAHAEADRMLREQNAAISGEPLAMPFCADCTVDDDAVLHRLPAKGEQPDVVYRRSGDHYVLVEYGPLVLDLNLRFRVHALMTHLQALREAGALPGIIDLTPGIRSLQVHYDSSRLALSGLMDALLKAEAALPDVEDIEVPTRTVWLPLSWDDAATRLAIEKYMQSVRADAPWCPSNIEFIRRINGLAGIEAVKRIVFDASYLVLGLGDVYLGAPVATPIDPRHRLVTTKYNPARTWTPENAVGIGGAYMCVYGMEGPGGYQFVGRTIQMWNRWRQSADFTDGKPWLLRFFDQIRFYPMEAHALLQYRKDFLAGRVSLKIEEGRFRLADYQRFLADHTTSIAAFKETQQAAFDAERERWAQAGLSVAEDSAGPAAVPQEEIPAECDAVTSQVAGSIWKVQVKTGDRVRAGDTLVIVESMKMEMQIAAPRDGEIVRIAVAEGQGVMAGQTLAVLR, encoded by the coding sequence ATGCCAGCCAAAGTCCTGATCGCCAACCGCGGCGCCATTGCCTGCCGCATCATCCGCACCTTGAAGCGCATGGAGGTCGGCGCGGTCGCCGTCTATTCCGATGCCGACGCCGATGCCCTGCATGTGACCCAGGCCGATGAAGCCATCGCCATCGGCCCGGCGCCGGCCGCACAGAGCTACCTGCAAGCCACACGGCTGATCGACGCCGCCCTCGCCACCGGCGCCACCGCCATCCATCCGGGCTACGGCTTCCTGTCCGAGAATGCTGCCTTCGCCGAAGCCTGCGAGGCGGCCGGCATTGCCTTTCTCGGGCCGACGCCGCAGCAGATGCGGGTATTCGGACTCAAGCACACCGCGCGGGCATTGGCCGAGCAGAGCGGCCTGCCGCTGCTGCCTGGCACGGGCCTGCTGGCCAGCCTTGAGGAAGCGACGGGTGCGGCAGCGCGCATTGGCTATCCGGTGATGCTGAAGAGCAGCGCCGGCGGCGGTGGCATCGGCATGCAGATGTGCCGCTCGCAGGAAGAACTGGCACAGGCTTTCGAGTCGGTGCGGCGCATGGCCCAGGCCAATTTTTCGGATGCCGGCGTGTTCCTGGAACGCTATATCGAAGCGGCGCGCCATATTGAGGTGCAGGTCTTTGGCGACGGCCGCGGCCATGTGATCGCCCTGGGCGAACGCGACTGCTCGCTGCAGCGAAGAAACCAGAAAGTGCTGGAGGAAACACCGGCGCCGAATCTGCCCGATGCGGTAAGGCAGGAACTGCATGCGATGGCGGTGAAGCTGGCTTCGGCGGTGAGCTACCGCAGCGCCGGCACCGTGGAATTCGTGATGGATGCCCGCACCCATGAGTTCTTCTTTTTGGAAGTCAATACCCGGCTGCAAGTCGAGCATGGCGTGACCGAGGCCGTCACCGGCATCGACCTGGTGGAATGGATGGTCCGCCTGGCCGACGGCACGCTGCCGCCGCTGTCGGATATTGTGGTTCGGCCGCAGGGCTGCGCGGTGCAGGCCAGGCTGTATGCGGAAGACCCGGCCAAGCAGTTCCGGCCCGCCACTGGCCTGCTGACTGAAGTCGTGTTCCCCAACGATGTGCGGGTCGACACCTGGGTCGAGCGCGGCACCGAGGTCACGCCGCATTACGACCCGATGCTGGCCAAGGTGATCGTTGCAGCGCCCACCCGCGATGCCGCGCTGGCCGGGCTAGGCCGGGCGCTGGCGGCAAGTCGCCTGGGTGGTATCGAAAGCAACCTGGCCTATCTCGAGGCGCTGACCCGTTACCAGCCTTTCGTGGAGGCCAGCCACACCACCCGCAGCCTGGGCGACTTCATGCCGGCTGTGCGCACCATCGACGTGCTGGAAGGCGGCGTGCAGACCACGGTGCAGGACTGGCCGGGCCGGCTCGGCTACTGGGACGTGGGCATGCCGCCCTCCGGGCCAATGGATGCGCTGTCGTTCCGCATTGCCAACCGGCTGGTGGGCAATGCCGAAGGCAGCGCCGGGCTGGAAATCACCGTCGCCGGGCCAACCCTGGCCTTCAACTGCGACACCGAGATCGCGCTGACCGGCGCGCCGGTGGAAGCGCTGCTAGACAACGAGCCCGTGCCGATGTGGCAGCCGCTGGCCATCCGCAGCGGCCAGACGCTGCGCGTTCGCCGCATCAGCGGCCACGGCTGCCGGGTCTACCTGGCGCTGGCCGGCGGCCTGGATGTGCCGGACTACCTCGGCAGCAAGTCCACCTTCACGCTGGGCCAGCTCGGCGGCCATGGTGGCCGGGTGCTGCGCGGCGGCGACGTGCTGCACCTGGGCCAGCCGCAGGCGCTGCCGTGCATGGCGCCGGCGCAGGCGCAGGCACTGGCGCCGCGCCCGGCGGCGCACTGGGACATCGCAGTGCTGTACGGCCCGCACGGCGCGCCCGATTTCTTTACCGACGACGACATCGCCATGTTCTTCGGCACCGACTGGCAGGTGCACTACAACTCCAGCCGCACCGGCGTGCGCCTGATCGGCCCCAAGCCGCAATGGGCGCGGTCGGACGGCGGCGAGGCCGGCCTGCATCCGTCCAACATCCATGACAATGCCTATGCGATCGGCACCGTCGATTTCACCGGCGACATGCCGGTGATCCTGGGGCCGGACGGCCCCAGCCTGGGCGGCTTCGTCTGCCCGGCTACCATCGTCCAGGCCGAGCTGTGGAAGATGGGCCAGCTCTCGCCCGGCGACACGGTGCGCTTTCACCGCATTGCCCATGCCGAGGCGGACCGCATGCTACGCGAGCAGAATGCGGCCATCTCTGGCGAGCCCCTGGCCATGCCGTTCTGCGCCGATTGCACCGTGGACGACGACGCGGTGCTGCACCGCCTGCCGGCGAAGGGCGAGCAGCCGGACGTGGTGTACCGGCGCTCCGGCGACCATTACGTGCTGGTGGAATACGGCCCGCTGGTGCTGGACCTGAACCTGCGCTTCCGGGTGCATGCGCTAATGACCCATCTGCAAGCGCTGCGCGAGGCCGGCGCGCTGCCGGGCATCATCGACCTCACGCCCGGCATCCGCTCGCTGCAGGTCCATTACGACAGCAGCCGGCTGGCGCTGTCGGGCCTGATGGATGCGCTGCTGAAGGCCGAAGCCGCGCTGCCCGACGTGGAGGACATCGAGGTGCCGACCCGCACTGTCTGGCTGCCGCTCTCATGGGACGATGCGGCGACCCGGCTGGCAATCGAGAAATACATGCAGTCGGTGCGCGCGGATGCGCCCTGGTGCCCAAGCAATATCGAGTTCATCCGCCGCATAAACGGCCTGGCCGGCATCGAGGCCGTCAAGCGCATCGTGTTCGATGCCAGCTATCTGGTGCTGGGCCTGGGCGACGTCTACCTGGGCGCGCCGGTGGCCACGCCCATCGACCCGCGCCACCGACTCGTCACCACCAAGTACAACCCGGCCCGCACCTGGACACCGGAAAACGCGGTCGGCATCGGCGGCGCTTACATGTGCGTGTACGGCATGGAAGGCCCCGGCGGCTACCAGTTCGTCGGCCGCACCATCCAGATGTGGAACCGCTGGCGGCAGAGCGCCGACTTTACCGACGGCAAGCCGTGGCTGCTGCGCTTCTTCGACCAGATCCGCTTCTATCCGATGGAAGCCCACGCGCTGCTGCAATACCGCAAGGACTTTCTGGCGGGACGGGTATCGCTGAAGATCGAGGAAGGCCGCTTCCGGCTAGCCGACTACCAGCGTTTCCTGGCCGACCATACCACCTCCATCGCCGCCTTCAAGGAAACCCAGCAGGCCGCGTTCGATGCCGAGCGAGAGCGCTGGGCACAAGCTGGGCTGTCGGTCGCGGAGGACAGCGCCGGGCCCGCCGCTGTACCACAGGAAGAGATCCCGGCCGAGTGCGACGCGGTGACCTCGCAGGTGGCAGGCAGCATCTGGAAGGTGCAGGTGAAGACCGGCGACCGGGTGCGCGCCGGCGACACCCTGGTGATCGTGGAATCGATGAAGATGGAAATG
- a CDS encoding urea amidolyase associated protein UAAP2, producing the protein MQATLTESTLDPALAAADMIHPAGEPWLMELKAGQVLRIVDLEGNQAVDTIFYSAADPSERYSLTRTIAAGGRLYLGAGSTLMSSAGRSMLTITADTCGRHDTLGGACASESNTVRYAIEKRFMHSCRDNYLLALGHDERGLDKRDVVSNINFFMNVPVTPEGRLTFEDGISAPGKYVEMRAEMDLLVLVSNCPQLNNPCNGYNPTAVRYLIWNPLPA; encoded by the coding sequence ATGCAAGCCACACTGACTGAAAGCACCCTGGACCCGGCACTGGCCGCGGCCGACATGATCCACCCGGCCGGCGAACCCTGGCTGATGGAACTCAAGGCCGGCCAGGTGCTGCGCATCGTCGACCTCGAAGGCAACCAGGCGGTCGACACCATCTTCTACAGCGCGGCAGATCCATCCGAGCGCTACAGTCTTACCCGTACCATCGCGGCAGGGGGCAGGCTGTACCTCGGCGCCGGCTCGACGCTGATGTCCTCCGCCGGCCGGTCCATGCTGACCATCACCGCTGACACCTGCGGCCGCCACGACACCCTGGGCGGCGCCTGCGCCTCCGAGAGCAATACGGTGCGCTACGCCATCGAGAAGCGCTTCATGCACAGTTGCCGCGACAATTACCTGCTGGCGCTGGGCCATGACGAGCGCGGCCTGGACAAGCGCGACGTGGTCTCCAACATCAACTTTTTCATGAACGTGCCGGTGACGCCGGAAGGCCGCCTGACCTTCGAGGACGGCATTTCCGCGCCCGGCAAGTATGTCGAGATGCGCGCCGAGATGGACCTGCTGGTGCTGGTGTCCAACTGCCCGCAGCTCAACAATCCGTGCAACGGCTACAACCCGACCGCGGTGCGCTATCTAATCTGGAACCCGCTGCCAGCCTGA
- a CDS encoding urea amidolyase associated protein UAAP1, with product MQTTFSTLPALARAAVPAHSTPYSPELLLWEEIMPGGAHWSGLVRRGNTLRITDLHGGANLSALFYNFEERSERYNMPDTLKAQHTAMLTRGHVLYSDMGRVLCAIADDTCGWHDTVCGMSDAALVERCFGVARYQEHRNAMFRNGEDGCLIELGKWGMGKRDLVANANFFSKVVADADGALRFDTAHRREGQYIDLRFEMNVLVVLSACQHPLDPATRYDPKPVRLSCWRSGTAGQDDACRNACPENQRGYINTERYFL from the coding sequence ATGCAAACCACTTTCTCCACCCTGCCGGCACTGGCCCGCGCGGCCGTGCCGGCGCATTCCACGCCCTACTCGCCCGAGCTGCTGCTATGGGAAGAAATCATGCCGGGCGGCGCCCACTGGTCGGGGCTGGTCCGACGCGGCAACACCTTGCGCATCACCGACCTGCATGGCGGCGCTAACCTGTCGGCGCTGTTCTACAACTTCGAGGAACGCAGCGAGCGCTACAACATGCCCGATACCCTGAAGGCGCAGCATACCGCGATGCTGACCCGCGGCCATGTGCTCTATTCCGACATGGGCCGGGTGCTGTGCGCGATTGCCGACGATACCTGTGGCTGGCATGACACGGTCTGCGGCATGTCCGACGCGGCCCTGGTGGAACGGTGCTTTGGCGTGGCGCGTTACCAGGAGCACCGCAACGCGATGTTCCGCAATGGCGAGGACGGCTGCCTGATTGAACTGGGCAAATGGGGCATGGGCAAGCGCGACCTGGTGGCCAATGCCAACTTCTTTTCCAAGGTGGTGGCGGATGCCGATGGCGCGCTGCGCTTCGACACGGCGCACCGCCGCGAAGGCCAGTACATCGACCTGCGCTTCGAGATGAATGTGCTGGTAGTGCTGTCGGCCTGCCAGCATCCGCTGGACCCGGCGACCCGCTACGACCCCAAGCCGGTGCGGCTGTCCTGCTGGCGCTCCGGCACAGCCGGCCAGGACGATGCCTGTCGCAATGCCTGCCCGGAGAACCAGCGTGGGTACATCAACACGGAGCGGTACTTTTTGTAG